Proteins encoded in a region of the Tetrapisispora phaffii CBS 4417 chromosome 12, complete genome genome:
- the TPHA0L00490 gene encoding uncharacterized protein (similar to Saccharomyces cerevisiae YAL018C; ancestral locus Anc_7.85) codes for MSSHFMFALCLPIGFAIVYAKLSQENKKNAQDIELGFSLEQLMQVLNILSLYLLTYTIVSILYWSVMSSVYSFLMPFMGTFSKNIFWLHSLMYINVCTMYLVKVLTRFSLFQKTLETNRLVLVHKCGEMCALQVDVDGAYRLYKNLWYLSKSFIKLVFAINLLVLSMLLPVLGPFILQMAAGQKSANAIVHTLQNSNCAATFKLRYKKTKITKLLHNLGYLFPYIALYLYFKDIQDLFHWTRSNGYLTKLKKQLKRKKSSSNNKTSNFSFTNPFQHLYNDIYRHDLYKKL; via the coding sequence ATGAGTTCCCATTTTATGTTTGCTCTATGTTTGCCAATTGGGTTTGCCATTGTGTATGCCAAACTCAGTCAAGAAAATAAGAAGAATGCACAGGACATAGAACTGGGTTTCAGCTTAGAGCAACTTATGCAAGTCCTCAACATCctatctttatatttactcACGTACACTATTGTTAGCATCCTTTATTGGTCTGTCATGAGTTCGGTTTACTCCTTTTTGATGCCCTTTATGGGGACATTTtcgaaaaatatattctgGCTCCATTCATTGATGTACATTAACGTTTGCACTATGTATCTAGTTAAAGTTCTAACAAGGTTCTCATTGTTTCAAAAGACATTGGAAACAAATAGGTTAGTGTTAGTGCATAAGTGCGGTGAAATGTGTGCATTGCAGGTAGACGTGGATGGTGCATATAGACTTTACAAAAACCTTTGGTACTTGTCTAAATCATTCATAAAGCTGGTGTTTgcaataaatttattggtTTTATCAATGTTGTTGCCGGTATTGGGGCCATTCATCTTACAAATGGCTGCAGGTCAGAAGTCTGCAAATGCAATCGTTCATACTTTACAGAACTCGAATTGCGCAGCTACATTCAAGTTACGatacaaaaaaacaaagataACAAAATTACTTCACAATTTAGGATATCTGTTTCCATACATTGcattgtatttatattttaaagatattcaaGATTTGTTCCATTGGACAAGATCTAATGGCTATTTAACaaagttaaaaaaacaactaAAGAGAAAAAAGTCATCTTCGAATAACAAAACCAGTAACTTCAGTTTTACTAATCCATTTCAGcatttatataatgatatttatagACACGATTTATATAAGAAGTTGTAA
- the SYN8 gene encoding syntaxin (similar to Saccharomyces cerevisiae SYN8 (YAL014C); ancestral locus Anc_7.92), protein MLGLRVSYEIGRLQDLVDERRRLVEVLGLTPSKNDTLRLRSQLGNMVELFKGQNASDIAESVKKYNAIVDDARDIVDDVELESYKFEIKQTDPEVSPSVANNDEVHSVKKVRFSDNMVSYKDSTEDTSVEETTFQPYHDYEDSTRGVELAPSNNLLPMASNKELFIEQQQQLLEQDTHLGTLADSVGRTHEMSVDINREIEDQHHTVLYDLENLIDNNGRNLKRAKKRLEIFEKTARANGPCFIIIILVMILLFLIIVL, encoded by the coding sequence ATGCTGGGTTTGAGAGTTTCATATGAGATTGGACGGTTGCAAGATTTGGTTGATGAGAGGAGGAGACTGGTGGAGGTGTTAGGGTTGACGCCTTCCAAGAATGACACGCTGCGGTTACGTAGTCAGTTGGGAAACATGGTTGAGCTGTTTAAGGGTCAGAATGCTTCTGATATTGCTGAATCTGTCAAGAAATACAACGCTATAGTCGATGATGCTAGGGATATCGTCGACGACGTTGAGTTAGAGAGCTATAAGTTTGAAATTAAGCAAACTGATCCTGAAGTCTCGCCCTCGGTTGCAAACAACGATGAGGTGCATTCAGTGAAGAAGGTGAGGTTCAGTGACAACATGGTCTCCTATAAGGACAGTACGGAAGACACTTCAGTAGAGGAGACGACGTTCCAACCTTATCATGATTATGAAGACTCGACAAGAGGTGTTGAGCTAGCTCCTAGCAATAACTTGTTGCCGATGGCGTCTAATAAAGAGTTGTTCATTgagcaacagcaacaactGTTAGAGCAAGATACCCATTTGGGCACGCTGGCGGACTCGGTGGGTCGAACCCACGAGATGTCTGTGGATATAAATAGAGAGATTGAAGACCAGCATCATACTGTGCTGTACGATCTGGAGAATTTGATCGATAATAATGGTAGGAATTTAAAAAGAGCTAAGAAAAGATTGGAAATATTCGAAAAAACCGCAAGGGCAAATGGACCTtgtttcatcatcattattctAGTAATGATCCTATTGTTCCTGATCATTGTCCTGTAG
- the TPHA0L00500 gene encoding uncharacterized protein (similar to Saccharomyces cerevisiae PSK1 (YAL017W) and PSK2 (YOL045W); ancestral locus Anc_7.86): protein MPFTGASDDSNASFRSLQLIQKKGFSRRDMHAELIDNKLGDDQTDWNENGREGSVDSGKLSVRSPWRSEFYKNRISQPRSNSINSLMSESFSRRDSSVCSVDSTDGGGFDTNVAFDEISVYNVWLQEFYLNKLQLLKRGLKLMKDKTIPLATDPSLRKKLFLAEGEEITPTFLIDLLDDILVRGNGKRQLLDDELITPILEFVHLHINSNRAQYKHEQLEQNKALIERLAVPFYSTLNYSSWSNIPLDINLPCILTQSQKPYKFMSINKFASELLCITTETTLENSPLDLLQFIDDKFKDALIEEFETHTNLSKFFVSMKIENRISCMFIWAQPVGECFSIYLQECKKYSIFDLKINTNSKELIELKKHTETSSVTLDLEDDELPDVSVSSDFILSASQNNTSKKSKSNKYFTLSSKFGDIQRNLPMVTVQTTKQDDIIDIKCFSLPIRSGIIIVNSRNLNIINGYQKFIQEIFGWDFNELKSSSISNILPSLHEILRYILDNCHDLDYLNPDNSNSELPHHFLRKILASLNEEKSQHFEYSGVEGIHKDGSILKIDIQINVVDTNTLLLYLSHISDEKTLFTKEPEPIKEEVEQSIDDDNDIRNDMDMNQAIIDGPLFAAIKEFYNIHRNQFLKEGLFKIDKEFILSILKAENEHILKFQRYQDSCISSLPGITIKYTNGGETEGDKVNKNKSFSDFVILKELGAGAFGNVYLCLHRTEKYIITIKVIYKEKIAEEYWLKEDLADGIPLEVKILLDLHENKHANVLELLDYFEDKDNYYLESPVHGIDGCVDLFDIIDSKQELSEIEYKLIFKQIVSAVKHSHTLGIAHRDIKEQNVIIDSRGHCKLIDFGSAVYTHMGPFLSFTGTIDYSAPETIRAMAYEGKPQDIWALGVLLYTLIFKQLPFKNVEEILEAKLNFSNPSIPISKECMNLIERMLELQVRNRPFIEDVYEHEWLKV, encoded by the coding sequence ATGCCGTTCACTGGTGCTTCTGACGATTCGAATGCATCATTTAGATCGTTGCAACTGATTCAGAAAAAAGGGTTTTCCAGACGAGACATGCATGCAGAGCTGATTGACAACAAGCTTGGTGATGACCAAACTGACTGGAATGAGAATGGGAGGGAGGGGTCGGTCGATAGCGGGAAGTTGTCGGTGCGGTCGCCCTGGAGGAGTGAATTTTACAAGAATCGTATTTCCCAGCCAAGATCGAACTCAATCAATTCTTTGATGTCGGAGAGTTTCAGTAGAAGAGACAGTAGTGTATGCAGTGTGGATAGCACTGACGGTGGAGGTTTCGACACGAACGTCGCTTTCGACGAGATCTCAGTGTACAATGTATGGCTTCAAGagttttatttaaataaattacaactattgaaaagaggtttgaaattgatgaagGACAAGACTATACCTTTGGCTACCGATCCGTCgttaagaaaaaaattgtttttagCAGAGGGAGAAGAAATAACGCCGACTTTTCTTATAGATTTGCTCGATGATATTTTGGTAAGAGGTAATGGTAAGAGACAATTATTGGATGATGAGTTAATAACCCCTATTTTGGAATTTGTTCATCTTCACATAAACTCAAACAGAGCACAGTACAAGCATGAACAACTGGAACAGAACAAGGCGTTGATCGAACGTTTGGCAGTTCCTTTTTACTCAACTTTGAATTATTCTAGTTGGTCAAACATACCGTTAGACATCAATTTACCATGTATACTTACACAATCACAGAAACCGTACAAATTTATGTCCATCAATAAATTTGCATCTGAGTTACTATGTATAACAACAGAAACAACTTTGGAAAACTCACCTTTGGATCTTTTGCAATTTATAGATGACAAGTTCAAAGATGCACTAATCgaagaatttgaaaccCATACAAACCTTTCGAAATTCTTCGTCTCAATGAAAATAGAGAATAGAATTAGTTGTATGTTTATTTGGGCTCAACCTGTTGGAGAGTgcttttcaatatatttgcAAGAGTGTAAAAagtattcaatttttgatcttAAGATCAATACTAATTCAAAGGAATTGATTGAACTTAAAAAACATACAGAGACATCATCAGTAACACTAGATTTAGAGGACGACGAATTACCAGATGTCAGTGTTTCATCAgactttattttatctgCAAGTCAGAATAACACTAgtaaaaaatcaaagagtaataaatattttacgTTGTCCAGTAAATTTGGTGATATACAGAGGAACCTTCCAATGGTAACAGTACAGACAACAAAACAAGatgatataattgatattaaatgCTTTTCCTTACCTATACGGTCGGGAATCATTATTGTcaattcaagaaatttaaatatcatAAATGGCTACcaaaaatttattcaagaaatatttggatgggattttaatgaattgaaatcCAGTTCAATCAGCAATATTTTACCGTCACTTCATGAAATTCTACGTTACATCTTAGATAATTGCCATGACCTAGATTATTTGAATCCTGACAATAGTAATTCAGAATTACCTCATCATTTTCTGCGAAAAATCCTAGCATCGCTAAACGAAGAGAAATCACAACACTTTGAATATTCTGGTGTAGAAGGTATACATAAAGATGGAAGCATCTTAAAAATTGACATTCAAATCAATGTAGTAGATACCAACACATTACTGTTGTATCTATCTCATATCAGCGATGAAAAGACATTATTCACGAAAGAACCTGAACCGATCAAGGAAGAGGTAGAACAATcaattgatgatgataatgacATACGTAACGACATGGACATGAATCAAGCTATAATCGACGGTCCTTTGTTTGCAGCTATAAAAGAGTTTTATAACATTCACAGGAACCAATTTCTAAAGGAAGGtctatttaaaattgacAAGGAATTTATATTGTCGATACTGAAAGCAGAAAAtgaacatattttaaaatttcaacgATACCAGGATAGTTGTATTTCATCATTACCTGGCATTACCATTAAATACACTAATGGAGGTGAAACTGAAGGCGATAAAGTTAACAAAAACAAGAGCTTTTCtgattttgtaatattgaaagaacTGGGAGCTGGTGCATTTGGAAATGTTTATTTATGTCTCCATCGaacagaaaaatatatcattacTATAAAAGTCATTTACAAAGAGAAAATTGCAGAAGAGTATTGGTTAAAGGAAGATTTAGCAGATGGAATTCCTTTAGAAGTTAAGATACTATTAGACCTCCATGAGAATAAACATGCAAATGTACTCGAATTATTGgattattttgaagataaagatAACTATTATTTGGAGTCACCTGTGCATGGCATTGATGGTTGTGTTGATTTGTTTGATATTATCGATTCTAAACAAGAACTGTCAGAAATcgaatataaattaatatttaaacaaattgTTTCTGCCGTAAAACATTCACATACGTTGGGCATAGCTCACAGAGATATTAAAGAACAAAATGTCATTATTGATTCTAGAGGACACTGcaaattaattgattttggtTCTGCCGTATACACGCATATGGGTCCATTTTTATCCTTTACAGGAACTATAGACTATTCAGCTCCAGAAACTATCAGAGCTATGGCTTACGAAGGTAAGCCACAAGATATATGGGCACTAGGAGTGTTGTTATACACtttaatattcaaacaGTTACCATTTAAAAACGTTGAAGAAATTCTTGAAGCAAAATTAAACTTTTCAAATCCTAGCATACCCATCAGTAAAGAATGTATGAATTTAATCGAAAGGATGCTAGAACTCCAAGTAAGAAATAGACCATTCATTGAAGATGTTTATGAACACGAATGGTTGAAAGTTTAA
- the NGL1 gene encoding RNA exonuclease (similar to Saccharomyces cerevisiae NGL1 (YOL042W); ancestral locus Anc_7.90) yields the protein MLSRRFLPIVRTNKSAIPNVLTKSSENFVLSNTSSNSSLLNENPDKKFTMLTYNMLSPHYMWPQVYTYVPDQYKDWKYRHKLLEFELMQKYKADIMCLQELTWEDYISYWKPKCNEKMNYGSKFVAKTPPAYWEKTKQEMDGEGIFFNQEKFEYISSTKLFLNDVVGTFEEHEIEYMKKKIVTLTDGAGKPTGTNNLFTVATTRNQVCLFVSLRHKATNTVFVVINTHLYWKYDEVKLTQCMIIMRKLSHIINELLIGSNAKIVDNSTISKDVKIIFSGDLNSARDSLVIRFLKGKIINHGNLNMINPMKPYLNRSCYDDIPEGLFDNTCYSGKLKGIFDYVWYHDTDLQIRKILTGVEVSQELARAHQFGLPNANHPSDHIPLLTEFEIL from the coding sequence ATGTTATCGAGGAGATTTCTGCCAATTGTACGAACTAACAAGAGTGCCATCCCTAATGTTCTGACTAAAAGTTCTGAGAATTTTGTATTATCAAACACATCATCAAACTCATCATTGTTAAATGAAAACCCTGACAAAAAATTCACAATGTTAACTTATAACATGTTATCTCCTCATTACATGTGGCCGCAAGTATACACGTATGTTCCAGATCAATATAAGGACTGGAAATATAGGCATAAATTGTTAGAGTTTGAATTGAtgcaaaaatataaagcaGATATTATGTGTTTGCAAGAATTAACATGGGAAGATTACATCAGTTATTGGAAACCAAAATGTAATGAGAAAATGAACTATGGTTCTAAATTCGTAGCGAAAACCCCACCTGCATATTGGGAAAAGACAAAGCAAGAAATGGATGGGGAAGGTATCTTTTTCAATCAAGAGAagtttgaatatatatcatcaacaaaattgtttttaaatgaCGTTGTTGGTACATTTGAAGAACATGAGATAGAATatatgaagaagaaaatagtTACGTTGACTGATGGTGCAGGTAAACCAACCGGcacaaataatttattcacCGTTGCGACTACTAGAAACCAAGTTTGTCTCTTTGTTTCATTGAGACATAAAGCGACTAATACAGTATTTGTTGTCATAAATACGCATTTATACTGGAAATACGATGAAGTCAAGCTAACACAGTGCATGATTATAATGAGAAAACTTTCCCACATCATTAATGAATTGTTGATTGGTTCAAACGCCAAAATTGTAGACAACTcaacaatatcaaaagatgtcaaaataatattctcaGGTGACTTAAACTCTGCTAGGGATTCCTTGGTTATACGGTTTCTAAAAGGCAAGATCATCAACCATGGAAATCTGAATATGATTAATCCAATGAAACCTTACTTAAATAGAAGTTGTTACGACGACATTCCGGAAGGTCTATTCGATAACACATGTTACTCGGGTAAATTAAAGGGTATATTTGATTATGTATGGTATCACGACACAGATCTACAAATCAGAAAAATACTGACCGGTGTAGAGGTCTCCCAAGAGCTAGCTAGAGCGCATCAATTCGGTTTACCGAATGCTAATCATCCAAGTGATCATATTCCATTATTAACAGAGTTTGAAATTCTCTGA
- the TPHA0L00540 gene encoding uncharacterized protein (ancestral locus Anc_7.91): protein MTNFFSEISGRLNVEGQQKNEILVVQFVCTILILVVRSSILRMLLKRETYGQSGLNTMNNSNAVAGQMHENNTNNNNLQMQSQIDDQLSWSTRMRLDMKKSFNDDPYFYFEKKSIIVGTNIHDNNNYNGLMSMGMNNNIKNANNSNNSNINNNNNVGNMHFTGGNPYRPQNPNHYPMNENIKSQMNNNNNNKDLNNGNNLLSVLAQRIFEKQQHSNGNGTLNNINVNQSRFDQINKNDTGYHQNQNQHQRGDPYLNNNSSNNNFPSNFVNFKK, encoded by the coding sequence ATGACGAATTTTTTCAGTGAAATTTCTGGACGACTTAATGTCGAAGGCCAACAGAAGAATGAGATCTTAGTTGTTCAATTTGTGTGCACAATTTTGATACTAGTTGTAAGATCAAGCATTTTAAGAATGCTATTGAAACGAGAAACGTATGGGCAAAGTGGACTGAATACTATGAATAATAGCAATGCCGTGGCTGGTCAAATGcatgaaaataatacaaataataataacttaCAAATGCAGAGTCAAATAGACGATCAATTGAGTTGGAGTACTCGAATGAGATTGGATATGAAGAAATCGTTTAACGATGACccatatttttattttgagaAAAAATCAATCATAGTTGGTACTAATATtcatgataataataactatAATGGCTTAATGAGTATGGGGatgaataataacattaagAATGCGAATAATAGCAATAATAGCAAtatcaacaacaataataatgtcGGAAATATGCATTTTACGGGAGGTAATCCGTATAGGCCACAGAATCCAAATCATTATCCaatgaatgaaaatattaaaagcCAAAtgaacaacaacaacaataataaagatCTTAATAACGGTAATAATTTACTTTCAGTACTAGCCCAGAGAATTTTTGAGAAACAGCAACATAGTAATGGAAATGGTACTCTCAACAATATAAATGTTAATCAATCAAGATTTGAtcaaatcaataaaaatgatacaGGCTATCATCAAAATCAGAATCAGCATCAACGCGGAGACccatatttaaataataatagtagtAATAACAACTTCCCCAgtaattttgtaaatttcaagaaataa
- the PEX15 gene encoding Pex15p (similar to Saccharomyces cerevisiae PEX15 (YOL044W); ancestral locus Anc_7.87), which produces MVAMIEQNGISQGLKDLLDEDFLYENTTREIQEDRGNYLDCLNEFVSRDFVKALEKMHGYGLINIDTLAEQPEVLKLFLNASSQLSDWRLLDTATYVNIEHLLINELYSSETVTQDIELFNLYLRSCVQMIFENTQFKEHPFRSQLIAKAKDVLILHGSIHNPDLQNIELCKLAEFYFIILCNDKTDRPSCTQFQDFCEENNVLKETLKRTEINYLSYYDLIINNMDPSENKSTKATILRDANSESAKEQNDGKNADGDLVNNQDIRIQMLKNVTKYYNIIKNYKINNTKLIALIAFTLFILQKYHLAWKVKRSLQSLGRSILPSITQIINILTSI; this is translated from the coding sequence ATGGTTGCAATGATCGAGCAAAATGGAATCTCTCAAGGATTAAAAGACTTATTAGATGAGGATTTTCTATATGAGAACACTACAAGAGAAATACAAGAAGATCGAGGCAATTACCTTGATTgtttaaatgaatttgtGTCTAGAGATTTCGTTAAGGCCCTTGAGAAGATGCATGGCTATGGACTTATCAATATTGATACGCTGGCAGAGCAACCAGAGGtgttgaaattatttttgaatgcGAGTTCTCAATTAAGTGATTGGAGGTTATTGGATACTGCTACTTACGTTAATATCGAACATCTATTgataaatgaattatataGTAGTGAAACTGTTACTCAAGATATTGAATTGTTTAATCTTTATTTGAGAAGTTGTGTGCAGAtgatatttgaaaatacaCAATTCAAAGAACATCCATTTAGAAGCCAGTTGATAGCAAAAGCCAAGGATGTACTAATATTGCATGGGTCAATTCATAACCCAGACTTACAAAACATAGAGTTATGCAAATTAGCAgaattctattttattatattgtgTAATGACAAAACTGACCGTCCTTCATGCACTCAATTCCAGGATTTTTGCGAGGAGAACAATGTCTTAAAGGAAACATTAAAGAGGACAGAGATCAATTACTTATCATATTATGATCTTATTATAAACAACATGGATCCATCTGAAAACAAGTCAACCAAAGCCACTATCTTGAGAGATGCAAATTCAGAATCAGCCAAAGAACAAAATGATGGCAAGAACGCCGATGGAGACTTGGTCAACAACCAAGACATAAGGATCCAAATGCTTAAAAACGTAACtaaatattacaatatcATAAAGAACTACAAAATCAACAATACAAAACTAATTGCCTTGATAGCATTCACTTTATTCATACTGCAGAAATATCATCTAGCATGGAAAGTCAAGCGGTCTTTGCAATCACTCGGTAGGAGCATCCTACCTTCAATAACACAGATCATCAACATATTGACCAGCATCTGA
- the TPHA0L00520 gene encoding uncharacterized protein (similar to Saccharomyces cerevisiae TPD3 (YAL016W); ancestral locus Anc_7.88), translated as MTSISTEENVFHDAEHASNDNSDLHPLDLLMEELKHDDTANRVEAMRKLDTIALALGPQRTRDELIPFLTEVAQDDEDEVFAVLAEELGDFVPYLGGPEYANYLLAALEILASTEETLVRDTAVESLNKVAAQLSQEHLLHDFISVIEHLATADWFSSKVSSCGIFKSVIMRVEDDTLRKNILALYFQLVQDETPMVRRAAAKNLPDMIDLLTTKIDLSTDEDWDYISSMFQKITTDNQDSVRLLGVDILISILKFFNIKKDDSHLDDLLNSCIKLTADDAWRVRYAIASKFDVLAVQFVDEDDKYTDELLKPFILLCEDNESDVRKAIAKKVATFSGLLHDKAIINLQIIPTVQSLSMDEDENVRASLALCITDLVKLLNKDEVTEHLLPLFLNMLKDEFPDVRLNIIGNLKVVNEIIGIKTLSESLLPAVSELAKDMNWRIRIAIIEYIPVLARQLGSELFDQQFSDLCISWLWDIVYSVREAAIENIKKLTEIFGSEWCKVEITDKLINFDQELFQNFIYRITILTTLIKIGTVIDMDPLKKEILPFIISLAQDEVPNIRFNVAKGLAEIATSLIKRDSKNKKLIKEELLPVLENLVQDEDVDVNYFSEQSYNSCKEMLETA; from the coding sequence atgaCAAGCATATCTACCGAAGAAAACGTCTTTCATGATGCCGAACATGCTTCCAATGACAATTCTGATTTGCATCCCTTGGATTTATTAATGGAAGAATTGAAACACGATGATACTGCCAATAGAGTGGAGGCTATGAGAAAATTAGATACTATTGCTCTTGCATTAGGGCCACAGAGAACTAGGGATGAATTGATTCCATTTTTAACAGAAGTGGCACAggatgatgaagatgaagtaTTTGCGGTTTTAGCTGAGGAATTAGGAGATTTCGTTCCTTATTTGGGTGGTCCAGAATATGccaattatttattagcAGCTTTGGAAATCCTAGCATCTACCGAAGAAACATTGGTCAGAGATACGGCTGTTGAATCCTTGAATAAAGTTGCTGCACAATTATCTCAAGAACATTTACTTCACGATTTTATCTCTGTCATCGAACATTTAGCCACTGCAGATTGGTTTTCATCCAAAGTGTCATCATGTGGTATTTTCAAATCTGTAATTATGAGAGTCGAAGATGATACATTAAGAAAGAATATCTTAGCACTATATTTCCAATTGGTACAAGATGAAACACCTATGGTCAGAAGAGCTGCTGCTAAAAACCTACCCGATATGATCGATCTTTTAACTACAAAAATAGATTTATCAACAGATGAAGACTGGGACTACATTTCGTCtatgtttcaaaaaattactACCGATAACCAAGATTCTGTTCGGCTATTAGGTgttgatatattaatttctattttgaaattttttaacattaaaaaagaTGATTCTCATTTGGAtgatttattgaattcCTGTATAAAATTAACAGCTGATGATGCATGGAGAGTGCGTTATGCAATCGCTAGTAAATTCGATGTATTAGCTGTACAGTTtgttgatgaagatgataaaTACACggatgaattattaaagcCATTTATCCTTTTATGTGAAGATAATGAAAGTGATGTACGAAAGGCAATAGCTAAAAAAGTAGCAACATTTTCAGGATTATTACATGATAAAGctataattaatttacaaATCATTCCAACAGTACAAAGCTTAAGTATGGATGAGGATGAAAATGTTAGAGCTTCGTTGGCATTATGCATCACTGATTTAGTCAAACTTCTAAACAAAGATGAAGTCACAGAACatttattaccattattcTTAAACATGCTAAAGGATGAATTTCCTGATGTGCGTTTAAATATCATTGGTAATCTCAAAGTAGTTAATGAAATCATTGGCATTAAAACTCTATCCGAGTCACTATTGCCAGCGGTCTCAGAATTAGCAAAAGATATGAACTGGAGAATTAGAATTgctattattgaatatatccCTGTATTAGCTAGACAATTAGGATCCGAGTTATTCGACCAACAGTTCAGCGATTTATGTATATCGTGGCTGTGGGACATTGTTTATTCTGTCAGGGAAGCAGccattgaaaatataaagaaattaactgaaatatttggatCGGAATGGTGTAAAGTTGAGATCACTGACAAATTAATCAACTTTGACCAAGAGTTATTCCAAAATTTCATCTACAGAATTACAATTTTAACAACATTGATCAAAATAGGAACTGTTATTGATATGGACCCTTTAAAGAAAGAGATCTTACCATTCATTATCTCATTAGCACAAGATGAGGTACCAAATATCAGATTCAACGTTGCTAAAGGTCTTGCAGAGATAGCAACAAGCTTAATCAAGAGAGACAGtaaaaataagaaattaattaaGGAAGAACTACTACCagttttagaaaatttagTACAAGATGAAGACGTAGACGTCAATTATTTCAGCGAACAAAGTTATAACAGCTGTAAAGAAATGTTAGAAACTGCATAG